The following proteins are encoded in a genomic region of Pectinophora gossypiella chromosome 6, ilPecGoss1.1, whole genome shotgun sequence:
- the LOC126367320 gene encoding 28S rRNA (cytosine-C(5))-methyltransferase, with amino-acid sequence MYEHSIKVPRHFKIAANIVKKVSTEGGSVKTLLYDNKLRHFRTNVLFALITETIKHAADIDKIFETCSLLTNEPRLDPWLAKVLTSELLFGKKTLPGKSKPEQTILSYKDQFEKYTSDHQADLKTEAVRRPRYVRINTNLLTTSDAIRAFQDEEYRFVRCTSGSYNDYLQQIQGLSEYDFTQDYHVKTVFVFSAGTKLHENELYLENKIILQDKATAMAVHLLAPPPGSVALDMCAAPGMKTTQLAAFMRNEGKIYAVERNERRYQTLCDFVEKTGSKCVETVHRDALEIKRGDYDDVEYILLDPSCSGSGMDLCVHNYIEDTRLAKLTSLQEKFLKHAMNAFPKAKRIVYSTCSLFPEENERVITNVVKTSRSKWRVQDVKELLKGQWNNFGSGMYGSMGTRCMYAKPESDLTTGFFLAVLDRDQKELERQQNGESIVNKVNAKADKFRKVDVENGETSEPEKRKNKKKSNYEPAEEVQTEDQPVIEVSIKKKKKKEKTMEVNDTNEISAINISNGDEPRIEDTEDIPKKKKKKDKHKKMETDISVNESEDTLVPDNDGLEKRKKKKRKHGSDNGQLAEETQVADEKVDHSKKKKKDASNKVENIETDTSEVPKKKKKKHRNKDIEIES; translated from the exons ATGTACGAACATTCAATAAAAGTACCACGACATTTTAAAATTGCAGCAAATATCGTTAAGAAAGTATCCACAGAAGGAGGCAGTGTAAAAACTTTGTTATACGATAACAAACTTCGCCACTTC AGGACCAATGTGCTGTTCGCTCTCATAACAGAAACAATCAAACATGCAGCAGACATAGATAAAATTTTTGAAACATGTAGTTTGTTAACAAATGAACCACGGCTTGATCCGTGGTTGGCAAAGGTCCTCACATCAGAACTACTGTTTGGCAAAAAGACTCTTCCTGGCAAGAGCAAACCTGAACAAACTATTTTATCATACAAAGACCAGTTTGAAAAATATACATCGGACCATCAGGCCGACTTGAAGACTGaag CTGTTCGCAGACCTCGTTATGTTCGTATCAACACCAACTTACTGACTACTTCTGATGCAATCCGAGCATTCCAAGATGAAGAGTACCGATTTGTCCGCTGCACTTCTGGCTCCTATAATGACTACCTGCAGCAAATTCAAGGCCTATCCGAATATGACTTTACTCAAGACTATCACGTGAAAACTGTATTCGTCTTCTCTGCTGGTACGAAGCTACATGAAAATGAATTGTAtctggaaaataaaattatcctGCAAGATAAG GCTACAGCAATGGCGGTGCACCTCCTAGCCCCGCCACCGGGCAGCGTAGCGTTGGACATGTGTGCCGCGCCCGGTATGAAAACCACGCAACTCGCGGCGTTTATGAGAAATGAG GGCAAAATCTACGCAGTTGAGAGGAACGAAAGGAGATATCAGACGCTATGTGACTTCGTCGAGAAGACTGGCTCCAAATGCGTGGAGACGGTACATAGAGACGCGCTGGAGATTAAGAGGGGTGACTACGATGACGTGGAATACATTCTCCTTGATCCGAGCTGCTCGGGATCAG GTATGGATCTATGCGTCCACAACTACATCGAAGACACCAGACTTGCTAAACTCACGTCTTTACAGGAGAAGTTTCTAAAACACGCAATGAATGCGTTCCCTAAAGCTAAGAGGATCGTGTATAGCACTTGTTCTTTATTCCCTGAAGAAAACGAAAGAGTTATCACCAATGTTGTGAAGACTTCAAGGTCCAAATGGCGTGTGCAGGACGTAAAGGAGTTACTGAAAGGACAGTGGAATAACTTCGGTTCGGGTATGTATGGTAGTATGGGTACAAGATGTATGTATGCTAAACCGGAATCTGATTTGACTACTGGCTTCTTTCTGGCTGTCTTGGATAGAGATCAGAAGGAATTAGAGAGACAGCAAAATGGAGAAAGCATTGTTAATAAAGTGAACGCAAAAGCAGATAAATTTAGAAAAGTAGATGTTGAAAACGGCGAAACAAGTGAGCCTGAGAAAAGAAAGAACAAAAAGAAGTCTAATTATGAACCCGCAGAAGAAGTCCAAACAGAAGATCAGCCAGTCATTGAAGTCAgcataaagaaaaagaagaaaaaagaaaagacaaTGGAAGTGAATGACACTAACGAAATCAGTGCCATTAATATTAGTAATGGAGATGAACCTAGAATAGAAGATACAGAAGATATAcctaaaaagaagaagaagaaagacaaACATAAGAAAATGGAAACAGACATTAGTGTAAATGAATCTGAAGATACTTTAGTTCCGGACAATGATGGTTTAGAAAAACGTAAGAAGAAAAAACGCAAGCATGGCAGCGACAACGGGCAACTAGCAGAAGAAACTCAAGTCGCTGATGAAAAAGTAGATCAtagtaaaaagaagaaaaaagacgCTAGTAACAAAGTTGAAAACATTGAGACAGATACCAGTGAAGTccccaaaaagaaaaagaagaaacatCGTAATAAAGACATTGAAATTGAAAGTTGA
- the LOC126367348 gene encoding leucine-rich repeat-containing protein 23-like: MLKLKVKRYRGEEDEDDYIDEQDFHEGTATTTTVGVDKDEIEPKSLVKSEISDRLSWLGKTAEGHGYAYLKATCTDMKLTEISAIKTFKYLLFVDFSQNYLTIEALQVVTEIPFLLLIKADKNKLISARLKRHKHLQVIVMSYNNISTVMDVFHPQLSTLEVGYNNIQEIKFRRPMPTLRVLDFRYNFIRELTDMDYPNLDSLYLAGNKITKLTGIDRLQNLRILHVRNNPIKYLKGFETELPKLQYLNLRNCKIATIKQIKKLREQKALETLILKGTPYMGGTGKEGPEAADEEEDAESRIEVLASLQRLQRLNKTPFTEEERQEAKDLMTQWLEEGEKDDEEEVAEEGEGEGEEEMGTEGP; the protein is encoded by the exons atgttaaaattaaaagttaaacGTTATCGCGGCGAAGAAGACGAAGACGACTATATCGACGAGCAGGATTTTCACGAGGGCACAGCGACTACCACAACAGTTGGTGTAGATAAAGATGAGATAGAACCCAAGTCGCTGGTGAAGTCGGAGATTAGTGACAGACTGAGCTGGCTTGGGAAGACTGCTGAAGGACATgg ATACGCTTACCTAAAAGCGACATGCACCGATATGAAACTCACGGAAATTTCTGCCATAAAGACATTCAAATATTTGCTGTTTGTTGACTTTTCGCAAAACTACCTTACCATCGAAGCGTTGCAGGTGGTCACTGAGATACCATTTCTGCTACTCATTAAGGCAGATAAAAACAAGCTGATTTCAGCCAGACTGAAACGACACAAGCACCTGCAAGTCATCGTTATGAGCTACAACAATATAAGTACAGTTATGGATGTGTTCCATCCTCAGCTGAGTACTTTGGAAGTAGGATATAATAACATTCAAGAGATAAAGTTTCGACGCCCAATGCCGACTCTACGAGTACTAGACTTCCGATACAATTTTATCCGGGAACTGACCGATATGGACTATCCTAACCTCGACAGTTTGTACTTGGCTGGGAACAAAATAACTAAACTGACCGGGATAGACCGACTGCAGAATCTGAGGATATTACATGTACGGAACAATCCTATAAAGTACCTGAAGGGATTCGAGACTGAACTGCCGAAACTTCAGTATTTGAACCTGCGCAACTGCAAGATTGCGACGATCAAGCAGATCAAGAAATTACGA GAGCAGAAGGCTTTAGAGACCCTGATCTTGAAGGGTACACCGTACATGGGCGGCACGGGGAAGGAAGGTCCCGAGGCTGCTGATGAGGAGGAAGACGCAGAATCGAGGATAGAAGTACTGGCGTCGCTACAAAGACTTCAAAGACTGAATAAAACGCCCTTTACGGAAGAGGAGAG ACAAGAAGCCAAAGACCTGATGACACAATGGCTGGAAGAAGGCGAGAAggatgatgaagaagaagttGCTGAAGAAGGGGAGGGTGAAGGTGAAGAAGAAATGGGGACAGAAGGGCCTTAA